The Rhizobium sp. BT03 genome contains a region encoding:
- a CDS encoding protein-L-isoaspartate(D-aspartate) O-methyltransferase, with translation MDMTQSRDRMVEHQLTRRGIGDRSVIEAMRTVPREKFVSPGFEEFAYEDAPLSIGEGQTISQPFIVALMLEKADLKAGGKVLEVGTGSGYASALMSRIARQVYSIERHERLAFQARERFETLGYDNIDVRVGDGSKGWPEAAPFDAIIVSAAAPEVPSALKEQLNLGGRLVIPVGRDQEQRLIRVTRTRPAAFEEDDLGGVVFVPLIGEDAWTAAHPMYTATVSLSQGTLAPGPASLPNVQREGMGKIHTLPALPEGVLDHTEFQLRFWAVQRLSWIIFTLLLAICLLGLLGRGGPFSRQTLVLSDGSVDFPVISRWNAPEDMTVNFTASSEDRVFTIDAAFLQTFSVQAIDPPQKATFAREGRIGYVFPADPAEPTQIVFRLQTQLPGARRATIGMGREVRNQSTFIFP, from the coding sequence ATGGATATGACGCAAAGCCGAGATCGCATGGTGGAGCACCAGCTGACGCGACGTGGCATTGGCGATCGAAGCGTCATCGAGGCGATGCGCACGGTGCCGCGCGAAAAATTCGTCTCTCCAGGCTTCGAGGAATTCGCCTATGAGGATGCGCCGCTCTCGATCGGCGAGGGCCAGACGATTTCGCAGCCGTTCATCGTGGCTCTGATGCTCGAAAAGGCCGATCTGAAAGCCGGCGGCAAAGTGCTCGAGGTGGGCACGGGCTCCGGCTACGCTTCGGCCCTGATGAGCCGGATCGCAAGACAGGTCTATTCCATCGAGCGCCATGAAAGGCTGGCATTTCAGGCCAGGGAACGGTTCGAGACGCTCGGATACGACAACATTGACGTTCGCGTGGGTGACGGCAGCAAGGGCTGGCCGGAAGCCGCGCCATTCGATGCCATTATCGTTTCTGCGGCAGCACCCGAAGTGCCGTCCGCCTTGAAGGAGCAGTTGAACCTCGGAGGGCGGCTCGTCATCCCGGTCGGCCGCGATCAAGAGCAGCGCCTGATACGCGTCACGCGCACCAGGCCCGCCGCGTTCGAGGAAGACGATCTCGGCGGGGTGGTCTTCGTTCCCCTGATCGGCGAAGACGCCTGGACTGCCGCACATCCGATGTACACGGCAACGGTGTCGTTATCACAGGGAACTCTCGCGCCCGGTCCAGCTTCTCTGCCAAACGTACAGCGAGAGGGCATGGGAAAAATACACACATTGCCTGCGCTGCCCGAAGGCGTGCTCGACCATACCGAATTCCAGCTACGGTTCTGGGCAGTTCAACGTCTTTCCTGGATCATCTTCACGCTTCTTCTGGCGATCTGCTTGCTGGGTTTACTTGGCAGAGGCGGCCCGTTTTCGCGGCAAACGCTCGTCTTGTCCGACGGGTCCGTGGACTTTCCCGTCATTTCCCGATGGAATGCTCCCGAGGATATGACGGTGAATTTCACGGCGTCATCCGAAGACAGGGTCTTCACGATCGATGCCGCCTTTCTTCAAACCTTCTCGGTTCAGGCCATCGACCCGCCCCAGAAGGCGACCTTCGCGCGCGAGGGCCGGATAGGTTACGTGTTCCCGGCCGATCCGGCAGAACCGACACAGATCGTGTTCCGTCTGCAGACGCAACTCCCGGGCGCTCGCCGCGCCACCATCGGTATGGGCCGAGAGGTCCGTAACCAATCCACGTTCATCTTTCCATGA
- a CDS encoding ABC transporter ATP-binding protein, which produces MMDTQNTARLLDVRNLTVEIDGRNGPAVVVDGIDLHVDKGETLGVVGESGCGKSLTMLSLMRLLPNKIKVTKGTATFAGRDLQTMSNGELRKVRGGDIGFVFQDPMTSLNPVMRVGDQICEPLIYHRKMKKAEARARAVELLRLVGIPGPEERLQAFPHELSGGMRQRVMIAIGLACNPKLLIADEPTTALDVTIQAQIVDLVKDLRAKLGMSVVWITHDLALIAGLVDRVAVLYAGTVVEDAPVDELYARPSHPYTRGLLSSIPKLSDPPASRLSSIGGTPPEPGRRPKGCPFAPRCPLVEAICHEKVPRLEPLSGSSNHRAACFVVQRMQEAA; this is translated from the coding sequence ATGATGGACACGCAAAACACAGCACGCCTGCTCGATGTCAGGAACCTCACGGTCGAGATCGACGGCCGCAACGGCCCGGCCGTCGTGGTCGACGGCATCGATCTCCATGTCGACAAGGGCGAGACGCTGGGCGTCGTCGGCGAATCCGGCTGCGGCAAGAGCCTCACCATGCTGAGCCTGATGCGGCTCCTGCCGAACAAGATCAAGGTTACCAAGGGAACGGCCACCTTCGCCGGCCGCGACCTGCAGACCATGTCGAATGGCGAGCTGCGCAAGGTGCGCGGCGGCGATATCGGCTTCGTCTTCCAGGATCCGATGACCTCGCTCAATCCGGTCATGCGCGTCGGCGACCAGATCTGCGAGCCGCTGATCTATCATCGCAAAATGAAAAAGGCGGAAGCCCGCGCCCGCGCCGTCGAGCTTCTGCGCCTGGTCGGCATTCCCGGCCCGGAGGAACGGCTGCAGGCCTTTCCGCACGAACTCTCAGGCGGCATGCGCCAGCGCGTGATGATCGCCATCGGCCTGGCCTGCAATCCCAAACTGCTGATCGCCGATGAGCCGACGACGGCGCTCGACGTCACCATCCAGGCCCAGATCGTCGATCTGGTGAAGGATCTGCGCGCCAAGCTCGGCATGTCGGTCGTCTGGATCACCCACGATCTGGCATTGATTGCCGGCCTCGTCGATCGCGTCGCCGTGCTCTATGCCGGCACGGTCGTCGAGGACGCGCCGGTCGACGAGCTCTATGCCCGGCCAAGCCATCCCTATACGCGCGGCCTGCTCTCCTCGATCCCGAAACTGTCCGATCCGCCGGCAAGCCGGCTCTCCTCGATCGGCGGCACGCCGCCGGAGCCGGGGCGCCGCCCGAAGGGCTGCCCGTTTGCGCCGCGCTGCCCGCTCGTCGAGGCGATCTGTCACGAGAAGGTGCCGCGGCTCGAACCCTTGAGCGGCAGCAGCAATCACCGCGCCGCCTGTTTCGTCGTCCAGAGAATGCAGGAGGCCGCGTGA
- a CDS encoding FadR/GntR family transcriptional regulator codes for MVEVNGESLNAEAGPPGKPERGKAVKLVDRVFDQLLERIRGGNYPPDSRLPGEHELASMLGVSRPIVRDALARLRDQGMVYARQGAGTFVSAHGSPTTQLAYSPVKTIADIQRCYEFRLTIEPAAAYFAAKRRNEQAIQKIASALADLREATSHQLHRTDADFIFHRAVTEAANNHYYTASIDALKAHIAVGMHLHGLSLLGPRQGLEQVYEEHNAIYKAIADGRADDAQRLMKAHLEGSRDRLFEGRALDLSF; via the coding sequence GTGGTTGAAGTGAACGGCGAATCTTTGAACGCGGAAGCCGGCCCGCCGGGCAAGCCCGAGCGCGGCAAGGCCGTCAAGCTGGTCGATCGTGTCTTCGACCAGCTGCTCGAGCGTATCCGCGGCGGGAACTATCCGCCGGATTCACGCCTGCCCGGCGAGCATGAACTTGCCTCGATGCTGGGTGTTTCCAGGCCGATCGTGCGCGATGCGCTGGCCCGCCTGCGCGATCAGGGCATGGTCTATGCCCGACAGGGCGCCGGCACCTTCGTCAGCGCCCATGGCTCGCCGACAACGCAGCTCGCCTATTCGCCGGTCAAGACTATTGCCGACATTCAGCGCTGCTACGAATTCCGCCTGACCATCGAACCGGCCGCCGCCTATTTCGCCGCCAAGCGCCGCAATGAGCAGGCGATCCAGAAGATCGCCAGCGCCCTTGCCGATCTGCGCGAGGCGACCAGCCACCAGCTTCACCGCACGGATGCCGATTTCATCTTCCACCGCGCCGTGACTGAAGCAGCCAACAATCACTATTATACGGCCTCGATCGATGCGCTGAAGGCCCATATCGCCGTCGGCATGCATCTGCACGGCCTGTCCCTGCTTGGCCCCCGCCAAGGGCTGGAACAGGTCTATGAAGAGCATAACGCCATCTACAAGGCGATCGCCGACGGGCGGGCCGACGACGCGCAAAGGCTGATGAAGGCGCATCTCGAAGGTTCCCGCGACCGTCTGTTCGAGGGCAGGGCGCTCGACCTGTCCTTCTGA
- a CDS encoding ABC transporter permease: protein MLRYVLTRFAIWIPSVLVVMLAVYALAFYGAGDPIKLIFLRAPGDVAYNPQRIEAIRESAGLNRPFIEQFGLYIWNLLHGQFGNSLTSGRAVWAMVSAAAPVSFQLALCSVILTTVVAIPLGMIAALNQNSRLDYAILGSALFLWAIPAYVAGPLLMVGLIVLLPGASVPYGWGGIFDVRILLPLLVLSFQPIALIVRQTRAAVIEVLSEDFVRTARAKGVPEIIVALRHILRPVLTPVVTQLGLIMITIVNGAIFVELVFGLPGLGRLTVQALINSDYPVILAITLIGSFLVMVSNLLVDVLYPLLDPRANDARRSR, encoded by the coding sequence GGCGATCCGATCAAGCTGATCTTCCTGCGCGCGCCGGGCGACGTCGCCTATAATCCGCAGCGCATCGAGGCCATCCGCGAAAGCGCCGGCCTCAACAGGCCCTTCATCGAGCAATTCGGGCTTTACATCTGGAATCTGCTGCACGGCCAGTTCGGCAATTCGCTGACCTCGGGCCGCGCCGTCTGGGCAATGGTCTCGGCCGCGGCCCCGGTTTCATTCCAGCTTGCCCTCTGTTCCGTCATCCTGACGACCGTCGTCGCGATCCCGCTCGGCATGATCGCGGCGCTGAACCAGAATTCGCGCCTCGACTATGCCATTCTGGGCTCGGCGCTTTTCCTCTGGGCGATCCCGGCCTATGTCGCAGGCCCCTTGCTGATGGTCGGCCTCATCGTGCTGCTCCCGGGCGCGAGCGTGCCTTATGGCTGGGGCGGCATCTTCGATGTCCGCATCCTGCTGCCGCTGCTGGTGCTTTCCTTCCAGCCGATCGCGCTGATCGTGCGCCAGACCCGGGCCGCCGTCATCGAGGTGCTGTCGGAGGATTTCGTCCGCACGGCGCGCGCCAAGGGCGTGCCGGAGATCATCGTGGCGCTGCGTCATATCCTGCGGCCGGTGCTGACGCCTGTCGTGACGCAGCTCGGCCTGATCATGATCACCATCGTCAACGGCGCGATCTTCGTCGAACTGGTCTTCGGCCTGCCGGGTCTTGGGCGCCTGACGGTGCAGGCGCTGATCAATTCGGATTACCCCGTCATCCTGGCGATCACGCTGATCGGATCGTTCCTGGTGATGGTGTCGAACCTTTTGGTCGACGTGCTCTATCCGCTGCTCGATCCACGCGCCAATGATGCAAGAAGGAGCCGCTGA
- a CDS encoding ABC transporter permease, with product MSAIPLSTPETIEEQPVSLWRDAWYRLKRNKLAVFGLVVVLILAFTAIFGPYLTPYDYLGQDLNARNALPSMSHLFGTDDLGRDVFSRVVFGTRTAFLVAVIVTFFAVLIGLTLGAVAGFFGNPFDRAIMWLTDVTMSVPNLLLVVVINASLKSPITRWMEARYLETLNPFYRQTIWVDFILVFGSMALISWPPYARLVRAQVLSIRSRPYITAAQALGLSNWVIIKRYVVPNALGPLIVSVSAGLGTAMVLESAFSFLGVGVNPPTPSWGNMISDGLRVWQHYPHLLAAPAAVLGLASVAFSFLGDGLNDALNPRGSK from the coding sequence ATGTCCGCAATCCCTCTTTCCACCCCTGAAACCATCGAGGAACAGCCGGTCAGCCTGTGGCGCGACGCCTGGTACCGGCTGAAACGCAACAAGCTCGCGGTCTTCGGTCTCGTCGTCGTGCTGATCCTTGCTTTCACGGCGATCTTCGGGCCTTACCTGACGCCCTATGACTATCTCGGCCAGGACCTCAACGCCCGCAACGCGCTGCCGTCGATGAGCCATCTCTTCGGAACCGACGATCTCGGCCGTGACGTCTTCAGCCGTGTGGTCTTCGGCACGCGAACCGCTTTCCTCGTCGCCGTCATCGTCACCTTCTTCGCCGTGCTGATCGGCCTGACCCTCGGCGCTGTGGCCGGGTTCTTCGGCAATCCCTTCGACCGCGCCATCATGTGGCTGACCGACGTGACGATGTCGGTTCCCAACCTGCTGCTCGTCGTCGTCATCAACGCCTCGCTGAAATCGCCGATCACCCGCTGGATGGAGGCGCGCTACCTCGAGACCCTCAATCCCTTCTACCGCCAGACGATCTGGGTGGATTTCATTCTCGTCTTCGGGTCGATGGCGCTGATCTCCTGGCCGCCTTACGCGCGCCTGGTGCGCGCCCAGGTCCTGTCGATCCGCAGCCGGCCCTATATCACTGCGGCCCAGGCGCTCGGCCTGTCGAACTGGGTCATCATCAAGCGTTATGTCGTGCCGAATGCGCTCGGGCCGCTGATCGTCTCGGTCAGTGCCGGTCTCGGCACGGCGATGGTGCTGGAAAGCGCCTTCAGCTTCCTCGGAGTGGGCGTCAATCCGCCGACGCCGAGCTGGGGCAACATGATCTCGGACGGCCTTCGCGTCTGGCAGCATTATCCGCATCTTCTCGCCGCTCCGGCGGCCGTGCTCGGCCTCGCCTCGGTTGCCTTCAGCTTCCTCGGCGACGGCCTCAACGACGCGCTCAATCCGCGGGGGAGCAAATGA
- a CDS encoding ABC transporter ATP-binding protein yields the protein MAAQPLLKVENLVKHFHVKLGAFGERSATVYALDNVDLDIMEGETLSLVGESGCGKSTTGFTILNLYKATSGRVVYKGQDLATLDEKQMRPFRRDLQIVFQDPYSTLNPRMTVGEAIGEPILFHKLCTKAELKEKVAALLTDVGLPTRFAQRYPHELSGGQRQRVVIARALACQPKFIVCDEAISALDVSIQAQIINLLLDLQEKYGLTYLFIAHDLAVVRHISTRVGVMYLGRLAELATREELFDNPLHPYTRALLSAVPETDPEHERTRQRQILQGDVPSPLNPPSGCRFHTRCPIAMDVCSKVIPVWKEARPGHLVACHAVNTEEIA from the coding sequence ATGGCTGCGCAACCGCTGCTCAAGGTCGAAAACCTGGTCAAGCATTTCCACGTCAAGCTCGGCGCCTTCGGTGAACGCTCGGCAACCGTCTACGCGCTCGACAATGTCGATCTCGACATCATGGAAGGAGAGACGCTGAGCCTCGTCGGCGAATCCGGCTGCGGCAAATCGACGACCGGCTTCACCATCCTCAATCTCTACAAGGCGACCAGCGGCAGGGTCGTCTATAAGGGCCAGGATCTCGCCACACTCGACGAGAAGCAGATGCGGCCGTTCCGCCGCGACCTGCAGATCGTCTTCCAGGATCCCTATTCGACACTCAATCCGCGCATGACGGTGGGCGAGGCGATCGGTGAGCCGATCCTCTTCCACAAGCTCTGCACCAAGGCCGAACTCAAGGAAAAAGTAGCGGCGCTGCTGACCGATGTCGGCCTGCCGACACGCTTTGCCCAGCGTTACCCGCACGAACTCTCAGGCGGCCAGCGCCAGCGCGTCGTCATTGCCCGGGCGCTGGCCTGCCAGCCGAAATTCATCGTCTGCGATGAGGCAATCTCGGCGCTCGACGTGTCGATCCAGGCGCAGATCATCAACCTGCTGCTCGATCTGCAGGAGAAATACGGGCTGACTTACCTCTTCATCGCCCATGACCTTGCGGTGGTGCGCCATATCAGCACCCGCGTCGGCGTCATGTATCTCGGGCGGCTCGCCGAACTGGCGACTCGCGAGGAGCTTTTCGACAATCCGCTGCACCCCTATACTAGGGCGCTGCTGTCGGCCGTCCCGGAGACCGATCCGGAGCATGAGCGCACACGCCAGCGCCAGATCCTGCAGGGCGATGTGCCGAGCCCGCTGAACCCGCCATCCGGCTGCCGTTTCCACACGCGCTGCCCGATTGCCATGGATGTCTGCAGCAAGGTCATCCCTGTCTGGAAGGAAGCCAGGCCCGGTCATCTCGTGGCCTGCCATGCGGTCAATACGGAAGAGATCGCATGA
- a CDS encoding DUF421 domain-containing protein has protein sequence MDAVFRGLAIYFTLLVIIRLSGRRTLAQMTPFDLVIVLVISETTQQAMLGDDFSITNAVVLILTLFTTDIGLSYVKRWWPRAAHIIDGVPTVLVTDGVYDERALRGARLQKEDVMQAARSQEGIESVTEIKFAILEVSGNISIIKKQKSG, from the coding sequence GTGGATGCAGTATTCCGCGGACTAGCAATTTATTTTACGCTGCTCGTGATCATCCGCTTGTCGGGAAGACGGACGTTGGCGCAGATGACGCCGTTCGACCTTGTCATCGTGCTGGTTATCTCCGAGACCACGCAGCAGGCGATGCTGGGCGACGATTTCTCGATCACCAACGCCGTCGTCCTGATCCTGACGCTGTTTACCACCGACATCGGCCTCTCCTACGTGAAGAGGTGGTGGCCGCGCGCAGCGCATATCATCGACGGAGTTCCCACCGTCCTGGTGACGGACGGCGTCTACGACGAACGCGCGCTCAGAGGAGCCCGGCTGCAGAAAGAGGATGTCATGCAAGCGGCCCGAAGCCAGGAAGGCATCGAGAGTGTGACGGAGATAAAATTTGCCATCCTCGAAGTGAGCGGCAACATCAGCATCATCAAGAAGCAGAAATCCGGCTGA
- a CDS encoding four-carbon acid sugar kinase family protein yields the protein MTLKAAIIADDLTGALDTGTPFVAAGLSVAVAVDVEAAQAAIATGCDVVVVNTASRALGEHEAAERVRSATKVLRDVRPAVVMKKIDSRLKGNVAAESLALADALGLKNILVAPAIPDQERLTYRGCVVGRGVDRPLPIADLFAGRADNVAVAVADAEDDTDLDQIVEGHVWLTTLGVGARGLGAAFARRLGETERRPVTEFAATPRTLFAFGSRDPITSAQMNRLETSGALRMVVDAPMGQIECGEGLALPVLLRCSGEMAADAALVAGDFAAGVKRVIDDTRPDMLMVGGGDTALAVFQALGVRVLMPKGEIEAGVPWFDVTAADGRSFRCAVKSGGFGKPDSLLKLVLRNQAA from the coding sequence ATGACGCTGAAGGCCGCGATCATCGCCGACGATCTGACGGGCGCGCTCGATACGGGCACGCCCTTCGTCGCGGCCGGCCTTTCGGTCGCGGTCGCCGTCGATGTCGAAGCGGCGCAGGCAGCGATCGCCACCGGCTGCGATGTCGTGGTCGTCAATACCGCCTCGCGCGCGCTTGGCGAGCACGAAGCCGCCGAAAGGGTGCGATCGGCGACGAAGGTGTTGCGTGATGTGAGGCCTGCCGTCGTCATGAAGAAGATCGACTCCCGGCTCAAGGGCAATGTCGCGGCGGAAAGCCTGGCGCTGGCGGATGCGCTCGGCCTGAAGAATATCCTGGTGGCGCCCGCCATCCCCGATCAGGAGCGCCTGACCTACCGGGGCTGCGTCGTCGGCCGGGGTGTCGACAGGCCGCTGCCGATTGCCGATCTGTTCGCGGGTCGCGCGGATAATGTTGCCGTTGCCGTTGCCGATGCCGAGGACGATACCGATCTCGATCAGATCGTCGAGGGTCATGTCTGGCTGACGACGCTCGGCGTCGGTGCGCGCGGCCTCGGCGCGGCCTTCGCCCGCCGGCTCGGCGAAACCGAGCGACGGCCGGTGACGGAATTTGCGGCGACTCCGCGCACGCTGTTTGCCTTCGGCTCGCGCGATCCGATCACCTCAGCCCAGATGAACCGGCTCGAAACCTCCGGCGCCTTGCGTATGGTGGTGGATGCCCCGATGGGGCAGATCGAATGCGGGGAGGGGCTGGCGCTGCCGGTGCTGCTGCGCTGCAGCGGCGAGATGGCGGCCGATGCGGCGCTCGTCGCCGGTGATTTTGCGGCAGGCGTCAAAAGGGTGATCGACGATACGAGACCCGATATGCTGATGGTCGGCGGCGGCGATACGGCGCTTGCGGTTTTCCAGGCGCTTGGTGTCAGGGTGCTCATGCCGAAGGGCGAGATCGAGGCCGGTGTCCCCTGGTTCGATGTCACGGCCGCCGATGGGCGGTCTTTTCGGTGCGCCGTCAAGTCGGGGGGCTTCGGTAAGCCGGATAGTTTGTTAAAACTGGTTCTTCGGAATCAGGCGGCATAA